The DNA region CGGAACGCGTCGACCGCGGCCGAATGTATCTGCCCAACTGCCCTCTGCAACAGGTCAATCGGACGAGAATTCTGGGCGCGGCTGAACGCCCGGATAGGGGTAACTCGCAGGATTCCAGGGCAACTCGGGCCCGACATAGGCCACTTATGGCGCAAGGGGTACACGCACTTTGGCCACTTCTCGTCGCGACCAGGCGCATTCTCATATGCGGGTGGCACAGGCGGCCGAGGAGGCTTCCCCAACTGTACCGTGCTCAACCATGCAGAATGACCCCCTCCGCTTCTCGCGGAGGGGGTCATCGTCACGATGCCGAGCCGGACAGGAAGTCCGGCACCCGTGTCAGCCTCCGGCCACGGCCGGGATGATCGAGACGCCGGCGCCGTCCGGCGTGGCCGCGTCCAGGCCGCCCTCGAAACGCACGTCGTCGTCGTTGACGTACACGTTGACGAAGCGGCGCAGCTTGCCCTGGTCGTCCAGCACGCGGGCGGCGATGCCCGGGTGGTCCTTCTCGAGGGACGCGATGACCTCGGACAGAACCGCACCCTCGGCCGAGACCTCGGCCTGACCGCCCGTGTAGGTGCGGAGGATGGTGGGGATACGGACCTTGACGCTCATGTGGGTGCCTTCCTTCGGTCTCGGGTGGTCAGTTGCCGGCGGCGAGGCCCGCGTCGCGGAACGCGTCCAGGCTGGGCCGGATCGTCGCCGACAGGCCGGTCGTCGGGGCGACGGCGTCCAGCGTCTTCAGTCCGTCTCCGGTGTTCAGGACGACGGTGGTCAGGGACGGGTCCAGGAGGCCCGCGTCGATCAGCTTCTTCGTGACACCGACCGTCACACCGCCCGCGGTCTCCGCGAAGATGCCCTCGGTCCGGGCCAGCAGCTTGATCGCGTCGACGATCTGCTCGTCGTCGACGTCCTCCACGGCCCCGCCGGTACGCCGGGCGATGTCCAGGACGTACGGGCCGTCTGCCGGGTTGCCGATGGCGAGGGACTTGGCGATCGTGTTCGGCTTCTGGGGCCGTACGACGTCGTGACCGGCCTTGAAGGCGGTGGAGACCGGGGAGCAGCCCTCGGCCTGCGCACCGAAGATCTTGTACGGCTTGTCCTCGACCAGGCCGAGCTTGATCAGCTCCTGCAGACCCTTGTCGATCTTCGTGAGCTGGGATCCGGACGCGATCGGGATGACGAGCTGGTCGGGCAGCTGCCAGCCCAGCTGCTCGCAGATCTCGTACGCCAGGGTCTTGGACCCCTCGCCGTAGTACGGGCGCAGGTTGACGTTGACGAAGCCCCAGCCCTCGCCGAGCGGGTCGCCGATGAGCTCCGAGCAGAAGCGGTTGACGTCGTCGTAGTTGCCCTCGATGCCGACGAGCTCGCCGCCGTACACCGCGGCCATGACGACCTTGCCCTGCTCCAGGTCGTGCGGGATGAACACGCAGGACCGGAAGCCGGCACGGGCCGCCGCGGCACCCACCGCGCCGGCGAGGTTGCCGGTCGAGGAGCAGGAGAGCGTGGTGAAACCGAACGCGCGGGCGGCCTCGACGGCGATGGCGACGACACGGTCCTTGAAGGAGTGCGTCGGGTTGCCGGAGTCGTCCTTCACGTAGAGACCGCCGGTGACGCCCAGCTCA from Streptomyces sp. B1I3 includes:
- a CDS encoding MoaD/ThiS family protein gives rise to the protein MSVKVRIPTILRTYTGGQAEVSAEGAVLSEVIASLEKDHPGIAARVLDDQGKLRRFVNVYVNDDDVRFEGGLDAATPDGAGVSIIPAVAGG
- the thrC gene encoding threonine synthase — its product is MAVQTVAANTDSSAVDLGPAVALSCRECGERFELGPIFACASCFGPLEVAYDLPSGSPEELKKRIAEGPDNIWRYAPLLPVPSDVADKPNINPGFTKLVKADNLARELGVTGGLYVKDDSGNPTHSFKDRVVAIAVEAARAFGFTTLSCSSTGNLAGAVGAAAARAGFRSCVFIPHDLEQGKVVMAAVYGGELVGIEGNYDDVNRFCSELIGDPLGEGWGFVNVNLRPYYGEGSKTLAYEICEQLGWQLPDQLVIPIASGSQLTKIDKGLQELIKLGLVEDKPYKIFGAQAEGCSPVSTAFKAGHDVVRPQKPNTIAKSLAIGNPADGPYVLDIARRTGGAVEDVDDEQIVDAIKLLARTEGIFAETAGGVTVGVTKKLIDAGLLDPSLTTVVLNTGDGLKTLDAVAPTTGLSATIRPSLDAFRDAGLAAGN